In Harmonia axyridis chromosome X, icHarAxyr1.1, whole genome shotgun sequence, a single window of DNA contains:
- the LOC123686041 gene encoding uncharacterized protein LOC123686041: MWIQQILVAVLCITCTVHQTRAVVNKATFQDSAVNNVNSNTNEDAKSGEADTATAESNHEANKRDAPVLSDSYGVPISPGSLNSYGPPPLPAPVYGVPNHPSNNIVYPPPPPDIPPPVSTSFVNSNNLDLPSGSYGVPNGRPGIPFEKYGPPNSISADFGPPPPPPIKYGPPKLPKPFISKPFKPRPAYGPPKPLFTPKGPKPIYGPPKYYRKPKPSYGPPKLTYGPPGINLGPSYFNNGPPKNVYGPPKYVISSPHNHYGPPDPVPHPPPPGVPAPPTPPEIKYDGWKPIPGLVSRPPSDSYGVPHGQPHSSGDLLLNIDFTPPPVGGNGDNHISIESHSNVNLFGSSNNGGVRDSYGAPLNAVTGSGQIITSAVPTNDHHGDIKLGLSAVGVNSGQNDNLAVIKSIGYEILQQSNGQYYVNNNGGAHSNSQYHVNNNGGSQSNSQFYVNNNGGAQSSSLNGHDIHSDSLSGGISNAFLSGGDIKFEGALNNNYLPPQSGNIILDTYSAPPSDSYSISGPYAAAHSYKSSGLSSSKFNSFKQFKKYPSYKPEGGLSNSATHGGLVPPSGYYGIPPSGQYGTPLIDTGSFLNALEINPPQRPVVHREPVPHGVLQSLDGRGHHHKDAKGLVHNIHLAQSSHNNQFNAASTYIPPPVSDNIKPVNENIPHISTDLSLPSTHTHTTFRDNSVAQSDSYSHALNIQGVQSAALTGYQLPSTGVATSYQSSSNYQAPVNAVEGLYGVPVTSFGIVQDSSHSDSSHGINIALAHNQGLYPFGYAGIPHDCSAYKSQPLPEITYGTPQQNGYSSSLSQVSNIGGNYQGQIIQGTYGVPDLQSAHSQIVASDQTGNNIDINDKESFAKSLVPGAEVIPSQSIDFHSVPIQVPNTYSVQIQNSENTHSDISSGQYLNDALLQSVLNAVEQTKTNEQNARSNLQVVATGPGAVHQHLDLDTQHSIRNEVYTTSNALNGTSSQSEEPDSLPDENPLSLIGNEEIALYFNKNIGQDLRANENVENKDTKSSQYDNFGFQQESHSLQSQNNTTEIV; encoded by the exons ATGTGGATACAACAG ATACTTGTTGCTGTTTTGTGCATAACCTGTACAGTACATCAAACTAGAGCTGTCGTCAACAAGGCCACGTTTCAAGATTCAGCTGTAAATAATGTAAACTCCAACACAAACGAAGATGCCAAGAGTGGAGAGGCAGATACAGCAACTGCTGAATCGAATCACGAGGCAAACAAAAGAGATGCTCCTGTGTTATCAGATTCTTATGGAGTGCCGATATCACCAGGTTCCTTGAACTCTTACGGACCACCACCACTCCCAGCACCTGTTTATGGAGTACCCAACCATCCTTCAAACAATATAGTTTATCCTCCACCTCCTCCAGATATACCCCCACCAGTATCGACGAGTTTCGTCAATAGCAACAATTTGGATCTACCATCTGGTAGTTATGGCGTTCCAAACGGAAGACCTGGAATTCCTTTCGAGAAATATGGCCCTCCAAACTCCATTTCTGCTGACTTCGGACCTCCACCTCCACCACCAATCAAATACGGACCACCAAAATTACCCAAACCATTCATATCAAAGCCATTCAAGCCAAGACCAGCTTATGGTCCTCCAAAGCCACTGTTCACACCAAAAGGTCCAAAACCAATATATGGCCCTCCCAAGTATTACCGTAAACCCAAACCATCCTACGGTCCCCCAAAGTTGACCTATGGACCTCCAGGTATCAATTTAGGCCCTAGCTACTTCAACAACGGACCTCCAAAGAACGTTTATGGACCTCCCAAATATGTTATATCTTCTCCGCATAATCATTACGGACCTCCAGACCCGGTGCCTCATCCACCTCCACCAGGTGTGCCAGCTCCTCCAACTCCACCAGAAATTAAGTACGATGGCTGGAAACCCATTCCTGGATTGGTTTCACGACCACCATCTGATAGTTATGGAGTGCCACATGGACAACCTCATAGTAGTGGAGATCTCTTATTGAATATCGATTTCACTCCACCTCCTGTAGGTGGAAATGGTGATAATCATATTTCCATCGAATCGCACTCGAATGTTAATCTCTTCGGATCTTCTAACAATGGAGGAGTTAGAGATTCCTATGGAGCACCCTTGAATGCGGTCACTGGTTCAGGACAAATTATAACATCTGCAGTACCTACGAATGATCATCATGGTGATATCAAATTGGGACTTTCTGCGGTAGGTGTCAACTCTGGACAGAATGATAATCTTGCAGTCATCAAGAGTATTGGTTACGAAATATTGCAACAGTCCAATGGTCAATATTATGTTAACAATAACGGAGGCGCCCATTCCAATAGTCAATATCATGTAAACAACAATGGAGGCTCCCAGTCCAATAGTCAATTTTATGTTAACAATAACGGAGGAGCCCAGTCGAGTTCTTTGAATGGTCATGATATCCACAGCGACTCTTTATCTGGAGGCATCAGCAACGCATTCCTTTCTGGTGGTGATATTAAATTCGAAGGAGCACTAAATAATAACTATTTGCCACCACAATCAGGAAATATCATATTAGATACCTACAGTGCTCCTCCTAGTGACTCTTATTCGATTTCAGGCCCATACGCTGCAGCTCATTCATACAAGTCTTCCGGTCTGTCATCTTCCAAGTTCAATTCGTTCAAACAGTTCAAAAAGTATCCTTCCTACAAACCTGAAGGCGGTTTGTCAAACTCGGCTACACATGGCGGATTAGTTCCTCCTAGTGGATATTACGGCATTCCTCCAAGTGGCCAGTATGGTACACCGCTAATTGATACTGGTTCTTTCTTGAACGCTCTTGAAATAAATCCACCACAACGTCCAGTTGTACATAGAGAGCCTGTACCTCATGGAGTTCTTCAGTCGTTAGATGGTCGTGGTCATCACCACAAGGACGCTAAAGGTCTAGTGCATAATATCCATCTTGCTCAATCTTCACATAATAATCAATTCAACGCTGCTTCTACTTATATTCCACCTCCAGTATCAGATAATATCAAGCCAGTCAATGAGAATATTCCtcatatttcaactgatttaaGTTTACCAAGCACCCATACTCATACAACATTCAGAGATAACTCTGTAGCTCAGTCAGATTCTTACTCACATGCACTCAATATCCAAGGAGTTCAAAGTGCAGCTTTGACAGGTTATCAATTACCTTCAACAGGGGTTGCCACAAGTTATCAGTCATCTTCTAATTATCAAGCTCCTGTCAATGCTGTTGAAGGTTTGTACGGAGTTCCAGTGACATCATTTGGAATCGTTCAGGATAGCTCACATTCTGATTCATCACATGGTATCAATATAGCATTGGCACATAACCAAGGCTTATATCCTTTCGGTTACGCTGGTATTCCTCATGACTGTAGTGCTTACAAGTCGCAACCATTACCTGAAATAACTTATGGAACACCGCAACAAAATGGTTATTCATCTTCATTGTCGCAAGTTTCGAATATTGGAGGAAACTATCAAGGTCAAATAATCCAAGGTACTTACGGAGTACCAGACCTTCAGTCTGCACATAGTCAGATTGTTGCAAGTGATCAAACTGGCAATAATATCGATATAAATGATAAGGAATCATTTGCTAAAAGCTTGGTACCTGGTGCTGAAGTAATCCCATCACAAAGTATTGATTTCCATAGTGTACCAATTCAGGTTCCGAACACTTACTCAGTTCAAATTCAAAACAGTGAAAATACCCATAGTGACATCTCCTCAGGTCAATATTTGAATGACGCTCTTTTACAGAGTGTTTTAAACGCTGTGGAACAGACCAAAACCAATGAACAGAATGCTCGAAGCAATCTCCAGGTGGTTGCAACTGGCCCTGGCGCTGTTCATCAGCATCTGGACCTGGATACTCAGCATTCCATAAGGAATGAGGTTTACACTACTTCAAATGCATTGAACGGAACTTCGAGTCAATCTGAAGAACCTGATTCACTACCAGATGAGAATCCACTATCCTTGATAGGAAATGAGGAAATAGCTCtctatttcaacaaaaatataggACAGGATTTAAGGGCGAATGAGAATGTCGAAAATAAGGATACTAAGTCATCACAATATGATAATTTTGGTTTTCAACAAGAATCTCATTCACTTCAATCCCAGAATAATACGACTGAGATAGTTTGA